CATTACCTACAGCAGAAACAGCATTTCCAGCCGCATCAGTAACTGCACCAGCTACTCCATTGGCTACATCAGTAACTGCACCTGCCGCTCCGTTTGCCGCATCCGTTACCGCACCTGCTGCTCCATTGGCTGCATCTGTAACCGCACCTGCAGCATCACCTGCCACATTAGTAACCGCATCTGTAGCAATTCCAGCTGCATCAGCCACATCGTCAGAACAGGTTCTAAATGCCCAGATAGCTGCTAAAATAGCCAAAATAGGTAACAACCATTTCATCCAGTTTCCTCCGCCAGCACTTCCTGTACTTACATCTTCTATTGCCGCTTTAGCGGAAGATACGCTTCCTTTATAATCTCCTAGCTTACCAAAATTTAACATACTACTCACTCCTGCCAATCCTGCAGGCATAGCTGCTTCTACATTTTCTTTCTGACCCATTAGCATACTTGCCAAACCAGAAATGCCTAATCCTTTGGATTTTACTTGCTTTCCTATCACACCCATTAAAAGAGGTGCCACCAAACTCATAATAGATGAAGACGATGACTTTTTAAGACCACTAAATGAACCTATAGCGTCTATAATACCACCAGAGTTATTTCCTAAAAGTGTACTTAAAAGACCAGAACCACCACTTAGTAAATCAGCTGCTTTAGATTGATTTCCTAAAACTCCACCAAGATTGTCTAAAATACCAGAATTTCCACCTTGATTTAAAAGACCCATTAAAGAACCAAGACCATTCTCTGTAGATGCTTGATTCATTATACCTCCCAAAACAGTTGGAAGTGCACCACTTAAGGCTTTAGCAACGGAAGAAGAATCTTCTCCTAAAAATTCTGAAACTTGTCCTACTGCTGCGTTTGAAAGATAACCTTTGGCGAGGTCTAATAAATTAATTGACATATATAAAAGGGGTTTTATTGTAAAAAAAATGTTGCCATCGAAAGACATGTGCTTGTTGATGGAATACACTTATTAGACTAAAGGAATCTAACAAGTCACATTAATATTACACTACCTCTTTACTCTCACAACACAACACGCTCATTGCGAATCAATTACGCCAGTCAATTTTCTTAAAAAAACCTTAAAATAGATTATACATGCAAATAGGCACGCTCCTATATTGACCGCATTATTACTAAAGTCAACTGAGATGCTGTATTAAGCCTAACCAAAAAACTTAAGTGTTTATTTAACTCTTTCTAAAACCCCTTTTATAATAGTGGTCATTTGAGGTTCTGCTGCGTACGCAGCATTTAAGATATCCTCAATTTTGGCTTTTTTCAACGTTTCTGGAATACACATGTCCGTTATTACCGAAATAGCAAAAACCTTTAGACCTACCTGAATAGCCACCAAAGCTTCAGGTACGGTGCTCATACCTACAGCATCTGCTCCCACTAATCTTAACAGCCTATATTCGGCCTTACTTTCTAAAGCTGGACCACTTACGCTAACGTAAACGCCTTGCTGTACTCTGTCAAAGGAGTTCTCAGTAGCTATATCCTGGGCAATTTGAATCATCTCTGCATCATAAGGTGCTGACATGTCCGGAAACCTGTCGCCTTTTATACACTCCCCTACTAAAGGATTCTCTGGTAAAAACAGCGAAATATGGTCGTCAATTATCATTAAATCAGACTCCTTAAAGTCAGGATTCATTCCTCCGCAAGCGTTTGATATCAAAAGCCTTTTAATGCCCAAGCTATCCATCACTCTTACAGGAAAAGTAACTTGCTCCATGCTGTAGCCTTCATAATAATGAAACCTTCCAGACATACAAACTACTTTTTTACCAGAAAGCGTACCAAAAACCAGTTTGCCAGAATGAAACTCTACGGTAGCTTCTACAAAATCTGGAATATCAGAGTAAGGTATTTCATAGGCTACTTCTATCTCTTTCAGTAAACCTCCAAGACCTGTTCCTAAGATAATTCCTATTTGAGGTTGAAAATCAGCTGTCTTTTCTTTTAGGTAGTTGGTGGTGTTATTTATTCTTTGAGATAGGTTCATTGAATATCAGTTTTCAATATTTGACAAAATTCTAACAGAATCTTAAACAACAAAAAAAGGGTCAAACCTTGCGGTCGACCCTTCCTTTCTTATAAAATATCTTTTACAAAGAAAGAGTACCTTTCTTAGCTGCTTGTATTAAAGTAGCTTCAAGACCTTTCTTGTTAATAGTACGCATAGCTTGCGTAGAAACTTTAAGTTCTACCCAGATACCTTCCGACTCCAAGAAGAATTTCTGCTTCTGAAGATTTGGGTAAAATTTTCTCTTCGTTCTATTATTTGCGTGAGAAACGTTGTTTCCAACTCTTGTTCTCTTACCGGTGATTTGGCAAACCTTTGACATAATCTCTTTCGTTTAGTATAATTCTGTTGCTTTCACGAAGCAACTCCTCAATTGGGGTGCAAATATCTTAAATCTTTTAATCAATTGCAAGAGGGCGTTTTATTTTTTCAAAGTAATTTCAATCCAGACCTAAAGCCCTAAATCTAAGCTACAAACCAATATCGTCTGTAAGAAACGTTTATCACGATCATAAGCAAAATTACGCCAAACTAAATGTGGGTTTTCAAGGGCTTGCACCTTTTTGTATCAAGGTATCGTTCCTATGGTACTAATGGTATGTTTTTATTCATATCGTTTCTACCGATATACCGCTCCAAAGGAGCTACCCTAATACGATTATTAAATTCTTATCACCGACACACCTCTACAATATCAACAAAGTTTACATAAAATCTCAGTCTTTACACACTACCCTCACTTTAGAAAAACTCAAACTAACCTACGTAGCTTGTAGAATTCCATCACTAGCTTTTCAAAATCATAGTTACTTCAGACATTAGAAGAGTCCAAATTGAGCAAACACCTAAACCTTTTAGAGTATGTCAAAGATTTCCGGTTTAATCTTCTAGCAAGGGGTGAACTATTTATGGAAGAAATTTCAACAAAAACACGACCAATATTATTTTCAATCATCCTCGTTCTCATCCTCCATTTCTTCAAGGAGGTATTTTTCTGGAAGACTTTTTTTCGAATTGATTCCCAATTTCTTTAGCATTTCAGCTTGTCTAATAAGGTTTCCGCTTCCTTTTGACAACTTATTCATGGCATCATTATACTTGTCACTAACCTTTCCCAAGTGTTTATCTATTTCTTCCATATCACCTACAAACCCTACAAACTTTTCATATAGAAACTCACCTCTTTTAGCTATTTCTAAAGAATTTTTGTTCTGTAATTCACGCTTCCATATATCTGACACCATTTTTAAGGCAGCAATCAAATTGGTTGGACTAATTAGTAGCACTCTTTTTTTATAAGCATAGCTCCAAAGCTCTTGGTCGAAATGTAGGGCCGTCATAAAAGCAGGTTCAATAGGAACGAAAAGCATAACGAAATCTA
This sequence is a window from Arcticibacterium luteifluviistationis. Protein-coding genes within it:
- the rpmB gene encoding 50S ribosomal protein L28 is translated as MSKVCQITGKRTRVGNNVSHANNRTKRKFYPNLQKQKFFLESEGIWVELKVSTQAMRTINKKGLEATLIQAAKKGTLSL
- a CDS encoding purine-nucleoside phosphorylase; translation: MNLSQRINNTTNYLKEKTADFQPQIGIILGTGLGGLLKEIEVAYEIPYSDIPDFVEATVEFHSGKLVFGTLSGKKVVCMSGRFHYYEGYSMEQVTFPVRVMDSLGIKRLLISNACGGMNPDFKESDLMIIDDHISLFLPENPLVGECIKGDRFPDMSAPYDAEMIQIAQDIATENSFDRVQQGVYVSVSGPALESKAEYRLLRLVGADAVGMSTVPEALVAIQVGLKVFAISVITDMCIPETLKKAKIEDILNAAYAAEPQMTTIIKGVLERVK
- a CDS encoding OmpA family protein, which codes for MSINLLDLAKGYLSNAAVGQVSEFLGEDSSSVAKALSGALPTVLGGIMNQASTENGLGSLMGLLNQGGNSGILDNLGGVLGNQSKAADLLSGGSGLLSTLLGNNSGGIIDAIGSFSGLKKSSSSSIMSLVAPLLMGVIGKQVKSKGLGISGLASMLMGQKENVEAAMPAGLAGVSSMLNFGKLGDYKGSVSSAKAAIEDVSTGSAGGGNWMKWLLPILAILAAIWAFRTCSDDVADAAGIATDAVTNVAGDAAGAVTDAANGAAGAVTDAANGAAGAVTDVANGVAGAVTDAAGNAVSAVGNGISALGDFFKRKLPNGVELNIPANGIESKLLSFIADGTVDETTWFNFDRINFATGSSALTAESAEQVKNISDILAAYPKVKLKLGGYTDNTGSADGNLRLSQNRANKVMAAILANGIDASRLAAEGYGSAHPVASNDTEEGKAQNRRIAVRITAK